A genome region from Cryptosporidium parvum Iowa II chromosome 8, whole genome shotgun sequence includes the following:
- a CDS encoding methionyl-tRNA synthetase of possible bacterial origin, with translation KRSFRVYSDYCRNNLTYNKMTKINTTYRNSSGKYYYFTTAINYTNGTPHMGHAYEIVTSDILVRIARLFGFNTRFQTGTDEHGQKIAATAEKKGISPKELCDENVKQFKNMNEKLQISTDRFIRTTDADHYESCKELWRRCEAKGDIYLGKYNGWYNVREESFMTELEAKMLNYTDPISGLPLTKMEEPSYFFRITNYLESIKNHIIDNPEFIQPESSRESILARLEALGSDSEDLSISRASFSWGVPVPNDQEHVMYVWFDALTNYITGLKWADFDNDLEENSLFNKYWENTVHIVGKDITWFHSVIWPAMLLSVGLSLPKTIFAHGFVTAPDGKKMSKSLGNVVDPFEQIDKIGSDPFRYYLAREGRFGNDIKYQPSSVIDYNNGELADTYGNLISRITNLTHKFCQGVAPSLSQSLLLDKPVDIDTVFEEYYLAWNCFRIDECIQIAMDLSRNINKFLTDHAPWNKDNGKSDEERIEIIRIVLEGSYYISILLSPFITLACKEVFNRLGTPEKIIPEVDINYNNIKPGTPILIGEPLFKRIVNKEEKTFEELKAEKREREKQRRSGNKKLSETKDKGK, from the coding sequence aaacgAAGTTTTCGAGTTTATTCAGATTATTgtagaaataatttaactTACAATAAAATGACTAAGATAAATACAACATACAGAAACTCGTCGGGAAAATATTACTACTTCACGACTGCAATAAACTATACTAATGGAACACCGCATATGGGGCACGCATATGAAATAGTAACTTCTGATATTCTTGTTAGAATTGCAAGGCTATTCGGCTTTAATACAAGATTTCAAACAGGAACTGATGAACATGGGCAAAAAATTGCAGCTACTGCAGAAAAAAAAGGCATATCTCCAAAAGAACTTTGCGATGAAAATGTaaaacaatttaaaaatatgaatGAAAAACTTCAGATTAGTACGGACAGGTTTATTAGAACAACTGATGCTGATCATTATGAATCATGTAAGGAGTTATGGAGACGTTGTGAGGCGAAAGGAGACATTTACCTTGGAAAGTATAATGGATGGTATAACGTAAGAGAAGAGAGTTTTATGACTGAATTAGAAGCAAAAATGCTAAATTATACTGACCCAATTTCGGGATTACCTTTAACAAAGATGGAAGAACCTTCTTACTTTTTCAGAATAACTAATTATCTTGAATCAATAAAAAACCACATTATTGACAATCCAGAATTTATACAGCCGGAATCGAGTAGAGAAAGTATATTAGCAAGGTTAGAGGCTCTTGGCAGCGATTCTGAGGACTTATCTATAAGTAGAGCTAGTTTTTCCTGGGGAGTTCCCGTTCCAAATGACCAGGAACATGTTATGTATGTTTGGTTTGATGCTCTAacaaattatattactGGTTTGAAATGGGCTGATTTTGACAATGATCTTGAAGAAAATTCGTTATTTAACAAGTATTGGGAAAATACAGTTCATATCGTTGGTAAAGACATTACTTGGTTCCATTCCGTAATCTGGCCTGCGATGCTATTAAGTGTCGGACTCAGCTTGCCAAAAACGATTTTTGCTCATGGATTTGTTACCGCACCCGACGGTAAAAAAATGAGTAAGAGCTTGGGGAATGTTGTTGATCCATTCGAAcaaattgataaaattgGTTCTGATCCATTTAGATATTACTTGGCTAGAGAAGGGAGATTTGGGaatgatattaaatatcAACCTTCTTCCGTTATAGACTATAATAATGGTGAATTAGCTGATACTTATGGGAATCttatttcaagaattaCAAATTTAACACACAAATTTTGCCAGGGAGTTGCGCCTTCTTTATCTCAATCTTTGTTATTAGATAAACCAGTAGATATTGATACAGTTTTCGAAGAATACTATTTGGCTTGGAATTGTTTCCGTATTGATGAGTGCATACAAATAGCAATGGATTTGTCGAggaatattaataagttCCTTACTGACCACGCACCTTGGAACAAAGATAATGGCAAGTCTGATGAAGAGAGGatagaaattattagaatcgTATTGGAAGGTTCCTACTATATTTCAATTCTGCTTAGTCCATTTATTACTTTGGCATGTAAGGAGGTTTTCAATAGACTTGGGACTCCAGAGAAAATAATCCCAGAAGTTGATATAAACTATAATAACATTAAACCTGGCACGCCAATATTGATTGGCGAACCTCTATTTAAGAGAATTGTGAATAAGGAAGAAAAGACATTCGAAGAGCTTAAAGCAGAgaaaagagaaagagaGAAACAAAGAAGATCAggaaataagaaattaagTGAAACTAAAGATAAGGGAAAATAG
- a CDS encoding secreted protein with cysteine rich repeats and a mucin like threonine rich repeat, signal peptide (transcripts identified by EST), translating to MFKKTLIILALLAILVGVCANTYVSPRQVRLSKIQPAPSIEPDAPGVYLTPNLKPSDLELKNKIFGTEDSTRDPSSVIHLVLKEDAPGSFSIQTSGAQAFTKDALFYYPLISPTKRGIVGFCEEDIKLIDNIEKTLLHDAEPTITSLPDTEAKKVYSQVLLYMKSLCKTQREKLSNLSASVSDLSLDDEVNESISTRAFVIAKEDDILVSTTFMLIAHASPSPIPGKSPKTPRNLDDLKNHLKEQRSLIESQLDYIERNHGRIDKIPMLYQRQHAQRTREKLVSDIKQELDVFEDLFEELSTANEVTDEIFSKVESQSQNIDEINASSLALGYHIDKYSPLLPRWARDQTKDPFIVESDGSYGVIMSEPNKDLLDFHKSVVVKRAEDGDKEAERALYILRTAVSVLEHRERTTNYSALQFFTTLESKAMGTLSKPSMVVDPNADFSTNEVESDVDDSSAREPSPVVTPNRKLAEATSDIEEDDDEMPNVQEILDPQVSTPEEILSKVATGKAYTPAQCASISCLSGPSCISNKDGSPKMCYKATCVKKDCNHIAIHMVDCSDAKCEKGSCKCGNCVGGECKPGKCVGGSCHSGSCSSTKCVGCTTEVPRLEGCVARPAHCTGGSCSPARVRGARCVKHEILPNHHCAKEECSKGECVKGECKKGKCVAGDCSHRCYCDECVAPRCQPGSCTPGTCTTGSCNVGESQTGCEKGSCKGGYCVGPKCNGNEYDGFKCKGSECTPAKCHPSCNGCSCTTAKCTGGECTPARCVGGKCGRVHCDGCSSSLCHLEGAKCVPARCRGVKAIPARIVGYDGRAVGSCSNNYYKSHCAGKPNCKKPDHCVREKPEEVCTAPSCKNPGCKGTNCDGSKCKGSECVRPSTTTTTRFTTTTTTRSTTTTTRPTTTTRPTTTTTTTTRPTTTTTRSTTTTTRSTTTTTRSTTTTTRPTTTTTRPTTTTTRSTTTTTRPTTTTTRPTTTTTRPTTTTTRPTTTTTTTTTTTRYVTTSLRTSTTTVSSPISTGPSRRILAQVPDLGSEKVVGSGRPESKRPESRKPESKIPESRKPESKRPESKSNSCNCSSGRCGKCSCAGSACAYGCAYGCSMGCGGKGGSSSSPVRLASEAENNID from the coding sequence ATGTTCAAGAAAACTTTGATTATTCTTGCACTCCTGGCCATCTTGGTTGGCGTATGTGCAAACACTTATGTTTCACCTAGACAAGTCAGACTATCTAAAATTCAACCAGCTCCTAGTATTGAGCCTGACGCTCCCGGCGTATATCTTACCCCGAATTTGAAACCATCTGATTTGGAATTgaagaataaaattttcGGTACAGAAGATTCAACACGCGATCCTTCTTCAGTTATTCATCTTGTTCTCAAAGAGGATGCTCCAGGATCCTTTTCTATTCAAACATCTGGAGCTCAAGCATTTACTAAGGACGCTCTTTTCTATTATCCTCTCATTTCTCCAACTAAAAGAGGAATTGTCGGTTTTTGTGAGGAGGATATTAAActaattgataatattgagaAAACATTATTGCATGATGCTGAGCCGACTATAACATCTTTACCTGATACAGAGGCAAAGAAGGTTTATTCTCAAGTCTTGCTTTATATGAAGTCTCTTTGTAAGACACAGAGGGAAAAATTGTCCAACCTAAGCGCATCTGTGTCTGATCTTTCTCTAGATGATGAGGTGAATGAGAGTATATCTACCCGTGCATTTGTTATTGCCAAGGAAGATGACATTCTTGTTTCTACTACGTTTATGTTGATTGCTCACGCCTCTCCAAGTCCCATTCCAGGTAAATCACCAAAGACACCAAGGAATCTTGATGATTTGAAAAACCACTTGAAGGAGCAGCGCTCACTGATTGAGTCGCAGCTGGACTATATCGAGAGAAATCATGGTAGAATTGACAAAATTCCAATGTTATATCAACGACAGCATGCTCAAAGAACTCGCGAGAAGCTCGTTTCTGATATCAAACAAGAATTGGATgtttttgaagatttattCGAAGAGTTATCTACAGCTAACGAGGTCACGGACGAAATATTTTCCAAAGTGGAGTCTCAATCTCAAAACATTGACGAGATTAATGCAAGCAGTCTTGCATTAGGATATCACATTGATAAGTATTCTCCTTTACTTCCTAGATGGGCAAGAGATCAAACTAAAGATCCATTCATAGTTGAGAGTGATGGCAGTTATGGCGTAATAATGTCTGAGCCGAATAAGGATCTTTTGGATTTTCATAAGTCCGTTGTTGTAAAGAGAGCAGAGGATGGCGATAAAGAGGCAGAAAGGGCTCTTTACATTTTGAGGACTGCAGTCTCCGTTCTCGAACACCGCGAAAGAACAACAAATTATTCTGCTCTCCAATTCTTTACTACCTTAGAATCTAAAGCAATGGGTACCCTTTCAAAGCCTTCTATGGTTGTTGACCCCAACGCAGATTTTTCCACTAATGAGGTTGAGTCAGATGTTGATGATTCCTCTGCTAGAGAGCCCTCCCCAGTGGTAACACCAAATAGAAAGCTAGCAGAAGCCACTTCGGACATAGaggaagatgatgatgaaatgCCTAATGTTCAAGAGATATTAGATCCACAAGTTTCTACTCCAGAGGAGATATTAAGCAAGGTTGCAACTGGTAAGGCGTATACTCCCGCTCAATGCGCCTCAATATCATGCCTTTCTGGTCCTTCATGTATCAGCAACAAGGACGGATCACCTAAAATGTGTTACAAGGCAACATGCGTTAAGAAAGATTGCAATCACATTGCCATTCATATGGTTGATTGCTCTGATGCAAAATGCGAAAAGGGCTCGTGCAAATGTGGTAATTGCGTAGGCGGTGAATGCAAGCCTGGAAAATGCGTAGGAGGGTCTTGCCATTCGGGCTCATGTTCTTCAACCAAGTGTGTTGGATGCACTACAGAGGTTCCAAGGCTCGAGGGGTGCGTTGCGCGTCCCGCTCATTGCACTGGAGGGTCATGTTCTCCTGCTAGGGTCAGAGGTGCTAGGTGCGTTAAGCATGAAATATTACCAAATCATCACTGTGCAAAGGAGGAGTGTTCTAAAGGCGAGTGTGTCAAGGGAGAATGTAAGAAAGGAAAGTGTGTTGCTGGTGATTGCTCACATAGGTGCTATTGCGATGAGTGTGTTGCTCCGAGGTGCCAACCTGGATCTTGTACTCCAGGAACATGCACGACTGGTTCTTGCAATGTAGGCGAAAGTCAAACTGGATGTGAGAAGGGCTCATGCAAAGGAGGATATTGCGTTGGGCCTAAGTGCAATGGAAATGAATACGATGGATTTAAATGCAAGGGTTCAGAATGTACTCCTGCTAAATGCCACCCATCTTGCAATGGATGCAGTTGCACTACAGCCAAGTGCACCGGAGGAGAATGTACCCCTGCGAGATGTGTAGGAGGAAAATGCGGTCGCGTTCACTGCGATGGGTGCTCTAGTTCCCTTTGCCATCTTGAAGGTGCTAAGTGCGTCCCTGCTAGATGTAGGGGCGTGAAGGCTATCCCTGCTCGTATCGTCGGGTATGATGGAAGAGCTGTAGGCTCATGCAGCAACAACTATTATAAATCCCATTGTGCAGGTAAGCCAAATTGTAAAAAGCCAGATCATTGCGTACGCGAAAAACCAGAGGAGGTCTGCACTGCACCATCGTGTAAAAATCCCGGTTGTAAAGGTACTAACTGTGATGGCTCCAAGTGCAAAGGATCTGAGTGCGTGAGGCCATCcactactactaccacaAGATTTaccactactactactacgAGATCTACCACCACTACTACAAGACCTACCACTACTACAAGACCTACCactactaccactactACTACAAGACCTACCACTACTACTACGAGATCTACCACCACTACCACAAGATCTACCACTACTACTACGAGATCTACCACTACTACCACAAGACCTACCACTACTACCACAAGACCTACCACTACTACTACAAGATCTACCACTACTACTACAAGAcctactactactaccacaAGACCTACCACTACTACTACAAGACCTACCACTACTACTACAAGACCTACCACTACTACCACCACTACCACCACTACTACCAGATACGTCACGACTAGCCTAAGGACTTCTACCACTACTGTCTCATCACCTATTTCTACAGGTCCATCTCGCAGGATATTAGCCCAGGTACCGGATTTAGGTTCCGAGAAAGTAGTAGGATCTGGGAGACCAGAATCTAAGAGGCCAGAATCTAGGAAACCAGAATCTAAGATACCAGAATCTAGGAAACCAGAATCTAAGAGACCAGAATCTAAGAGTAATTCTTGCAACTGCTCAAGCGGCCGCTGCGGAAAATGCAGTTGCGCAGGTTCTGCATGCGCATATGGGTGTGCATATGGTTGTTCCATGGGCTGCGGTGGCAAGGGTGGAAGCAGTTCAAGTCCAGTAAGATTGGCATCAGAGGCAGAAAATAACATCGACTAA
- a CDS encoding 60S ribosomal protein L34 (transcripts identified by EST) translates to FQKMSPRVTYRRKCRYNTPSNRVRVVKTPGGRNLIQNIGKVYSRPKCGDCKKPLAGIPACAPYEMKHLKKRERTVARAYGGTKCPTCVRQRILRAFLLEEQKVVKSVIAEKEQQKKSEEKPKVNKKSAGSKQASSKRK, encoded by the coding sequence tttcagaaaatgTCTCCAAGAGTGACTTATCGCAGAAAGTGCCGTTATAATACCCCATCCAACAGAGTTCGTGTTGTAAAGACTCCAGGCGGTAGAAACttgattcaaaatattggaaaagtATATTCGAGACCTAAATGCGGTGATTGCAAAAAGCCCTTGGCAGGAATTCCGGCATGTGCTCCATATGAAATGAAACACCTTAAAAAACGCGAGAGAACTGTTGCCCGTGCATATGGAGGAACCAAATGTCCAACGTGTGTTAGGCAGAGAATCCTAAGAGCATTCTTGCTTGAGGAACAAAAAGTTGTAAAGAGTGTAATTGCAGAGAAAGAGCAACAGAAGAAGAGTGAAGAGAAGCCAAAGGTTAACAAGAAATCCGCAGGAAGTAAGCAAGCCTCATCCAAGAGGAAGTGA
- a CDS encoding membrane associated protein with a RING finger, 4xtransmembrane domain (transcripts identified by EST), whose amino-acid sequence MDNNLGIYKRYVSYYIHKKQHVALRSLTQNTGKANFSNKTIRKIMLVKERINIWCRKYLNIQPLFRTQDNVIISSPVTESSLRSIYGRTTPNITPSNHSDYVSGINQLSNNPLINNMSQQEHASDDSLMQLVCNYPEKAIWFLSCNLLIGMISFISLGLISTGLTLKNWRSDFSNSPFLCIWLLIHGSLQMLQGIFRFYYKIILERERINSNSTRVIQILQAVRRLTANRAWKIGKVLSFIYYTWFMFGFYWILSVRPNVETFSGQSRKFVGSLSDSQLADYSLIAGHRSYLLLGNGSLYSLKDLIKVDCRSGIWPLYLIIMLICTFRIIFMVSFFYFVFPTVVSSEYSDNKLRACTINKLESLPVKTYSEWKKLKENELLLNKHSFLQDNCIICLNDFSSFEMARCLPCNHVFHDDCIDMWLLRNAVCPLCQASLK is encoded by the coding sequence ATGGATAATAATTTAGGTATTTATAAAAGGTATGTCTCTTATTACATCCATAAAAAACAGCATGTGGCTCTTCGTAGCCTGACACAAAATACCGGCAAGGCTAACTTTAGCAACAAAACAATTCGCAAAATCATGTTGgttaaagaaagaataaacATCTGGTgtagaaaatatttgaatattcaaCCACTATTTAGAACCCAGGACAatgtaataatatcttCTCCTGTAACTGAAAGCTCACTAAGAAGCATTTACGGAAGAACTACTCCAAATATCACACCGAGCAATCACTCCGACTATGTTTCAGGAATAAATCAGCTTTCGAATAATCCTCTTATAAACAATATGTCTCAGCAAGAGCATGCTTCAGATGATTCTCTCATGCAACTAGTATGTAATTACCCAGAGAAAGCTATTTGGTTTCTTTCGTgcaatttattaattggaATGATCTCTTTCATTTCTCTCGGATTAATTTCGACAGGCTTAACACTTAAGAATTGGAGATCAGACTTCAGCAATAGCCCTTTTCTATGTATCTGGTTATTAATTCATGGGTCTCTTCAAATGTTACAGGGAATATTCAGGTTTTACtacaaaattatattagaaagagaaagaattaattcGAATAGTACGAGagtaattcaaattttacaAGCAGTTAGGCGACTAACCGCAAATAGAGCATGGAAAATAGGTAAAGTATTATcgtttatatattatactTGGTTTATGTTTGGATTTTATTGGATCTTATCAGTAAGACCAAACGTTGAAACATTTTCAGGTCAATCAAGAAAGTTTGTAGGCAGTCTTAGCGATTCACAATTGGCAGATTACTCATTGATTGCTGGCCATAGATCATACCTATTGCTGGGAAACGGTTCATTATACTCACTAAAGGACCTTATTAAAGTTGACTGTAGATCTGGAATATGGCCcctatatttaattataatgcTTATATGCACATTCAGGATAATATTTATGGTCAGCTTCTTCTACTTTGTATTTCCTACTGTTGTTTCAAGTGAGTATtctgataataaattaagagCGTGTACAATTAACAAGCTCGAATCCCTTCCCGTGAAGACATATTCTGaatggaaaaaattaaaagaaaatgaattattgcTTAACAAACATTCATTTCTACAGGataattgtattatttgtttaaatGACTTCTCATCATTCGAAATGGCTCGTTGCCTTCCTTGTAACCATGTTTTCCACGATGACTGTATTGACATGTGGCTACTCAGAAACGCAGTTTGTCCTTTATGCCAAGCATccttaaaataa
- a CDS encoding thioredoxin-like protein, fragment, giving the protein FLIQFLSIIDFIKKTSIECLNEDRNFPFKNALFQTNLEMFCSSLDDHELLAKFNFVQPVNLTGVSFKLLEKDVIEGFGPKKIKLFADATSYSIGDAEIENGTQEFELTKSQLISGECIDLKMVKFKNVNFIQIYISENYGNENTRIGKINIYGEKGDFVDITKWKPYREEKPPLS; this is encoded by the coding sequence TTTCTGATTCAATTCCTCAGCATTATCGATTTTATTAAGAAAACCTCAATTGAATGTTTAAATGAAGATAGAAATTTCCCATTTAAAAATGCATTATTTCAGACTAATCTTGAAATGTTTTGTTCTTCATTAGATGATCACGAATTGCTAGCCAAATTCAATTTCGTTCAACCTGTGAATTTGACCGGAGTTTCATTCAAACTGTTAGAGAAAGATGTAATAGAAGGGTTTGgaccaaaaaaaattaaacttTTCGCCGACGCCACTTCTTACAGTATAGGAGATGCAGAAATAGAAAACGGAACACAAGAATTTGAGCTGACAAAGAGCCAGCTAATTAGCGGAGAATGCattgatttaaaaatgGTCAAGTTCAAGAATGttaatttcattcaaatttatatttccGAAAACTACGGCAATGAGAACACTAGAATTGGGAAAATAAACATTTATGGTGAAAAAGGTGATTTTGTAGACATTACCAAATGGAAGCCATACAGAGAAGAGAAGCCTCCCCTAAGTTAG
- a CDS encoding 60S ribosomal protein L17 has translation MVRYAVRPDTPSKSVMCKGSDLRVSYKNTYETATAIKGMYLLDARQYLLDVIAKKRCVPFRRFNGGVGRTAKANEFKLTQGRFPEKSCRFLLDLLQNAESNCDMKGLDVDRLMLVSAVVTHAPFNRRRTFRAHGRITPFKSQPCNIQLIFKEIDDTVEQPKNIEGQKVVKLTKKQLARRKLRVGSKN, from the coding sequence aTGGTTAGATATGCTGTAAGACCCGATACTCCTTCCAAGAGTGTAATGTGCAAAGGTAGCGATCTTCGCGTTAGTTACAAGAATACATACGAGACAGCAACAGCCATCAAGGGAATGTATCTACTTGATGCTCGCCAATATCTATTGGATGTAATTGCAAAGAAAAGGTGCGTTCCATTCAGGAGATTCAATGGAGGCGTTGGTAGGACTGCGAAGGCAAATGAATTCAAGCTTACTCAAGGAAGATTTCCGGAAAAGTCATGTAGATTCCTTCTAGATCTTTTACAAAACGCAGAGAGTAACTGCGACATGAAAGGTTTAGATGTTGACCGTCTTATGCTCGTCTCTGCTGTAGTTACTCATGCTCCATTCAATAGAAGAAGGACCTTTAGAGCTCATGGACGTATTACTCCTTTCAAAAGCCAACCATGCAATATCCAGCTTATTTTTAAGGAGATAGACGATACTGTTGAACAACCAAAGAATATTGAAGGGCAGAAAGTTGTCAAGCTTACAAAGAAACAATTAGCTCGCAGAAAATTACGTGTAGGTTCTAAaaattag